Proteins encoded together in one Gemmatimonadota bacterium DH-78 window:
- a CDS encoding PQQ-dependent sugar dehydrogenase, with protein MAWGLAAALAAGCGRTPDIPSAESRGLVTTDPITPACDTPALPAFAIDTLARGLEVPWDVAFLPGGGALLTERPGRIRRIDAEGRLDPEPWAVVDGLASEEVGLMGIDTRVADDGGLQVYVAAAFDHAGGSAAVRAAKGLVRRVARLLHPAWGHPRSLQVLRYEVDPASGAAGPPRPLARIVPQGSLHGGGALAFGPDGHLYLTNGDGADPAPTLRDDAWGGRLLRVTPEGAAAPLQASDRVPAMVRGLRNSQAFSFSPDGGRIAMLDHGPTGMVNDGGRVGNDEFNLVRPGDDLGWPIVAGAFEGGDLVSPAVEWTRAIAPAGMAVSWQEASPWGRAAFVSGLLDGRVRAVRLSDGSPARVVCEEPVLDRGFGRLRMVALAPDGSLWVGTSNRDGRGSPRADDDLLLRLRPLQDEGAQSEAYAGTEQSRSPRSVP; from the coding sequence GTGGCCTGGGGGCTCGCCGCCGCGCTGGCGGCGGGCTGCGGGCGCACGCCCGACATTCCCTCGGCCGAATCGCGGGGGCTGGTCACCACCGATCCGATCACCCCCGCCTGCGACACCCCCGCGCTTCCCGCATTCGCGATCGACACGCTCGCGCGCGGACTCGAGGTGCCCTGGGACGTGGCCTTTCTTCCCGGAGGCGGCGCCCTGCTGACCGAGCGGCCCGGACGGATCCGCCGCATCGACGCCGAGGGCCGCCTCGATCCCGAGCCCTGGGCCGTCGTCGACGGGCTGGCCTCCGAAGAGGTGGGGCTCATGGGCATCGACACCCGGGTCGCCGACGACGGAGGCCTTCAGGTGTACGTGGCCGCCGCCTTCGACCACGCGGGGGGCTCCGCCGCCGTGCGAGCGGCGAAGGGCCTCGTGCGGCGCGTGGCGCGCCTGCTCCACCCCGCCTGGGGACACCCCCGGAGCCTCCAGGTCCTGCGATACGAGGTGGACCCCGCTTCGGGTGCGGCCGGGCCGCCCCGGCCTCTGGCGCGAATCGTGCCCCAGGGGTCTCTGCACGGCGGAGGTGCGCTGGCCTTCGGTCCCGACGGGCACCTCTACCTCACCAATGGCGACGGCGCCGACCCCGCCCCGACACTCCGCGACGACGCATGGGGGGGCCGCCTGCTCCGCGTCACGCCCGAGGGCGCGGCCGCACCGCTGCAGGCCTCCGATCGGGTGCCCGCCATGGTCCGGGGACTCCGCAACAGCCAGGCCTTCTCCTTCTCGCCCGACGGGGGTCGGATCGCCATGCTCGACCACGGTCCGACCGGCATGGTCAACGACGGCGGCCGCGTGGGCAACGACGAGTTCAATCTGGTGCGTCCGGGCGACGACCTCGGCTGGCCGATCGTGGCGGGCGCCTTCGAGGGAGGCGATCTCGTGTCGCCGGCGGTGGAGTGGACGCGCGCGATCGCGCCCGCCGGAATGGCGGTGTCGTGGCAGGAGGCCTCGCCCTGGGGCCGGGCCGCCTTCGTTTCGGGACTGCTCGACGGACGGGTCCGCGCGGTGCGCCTCTCCGACGGCTCGCCCGCCCGCGTCGTATGCGAGGAACCCGTGCTGGACCGCGGGTTCGGGCGGCTCCGCATGGTCGCGCTCGCCCCCGACGGGAGCCTCTGGGTCGGCACGAGCAATCGGGACGGACGCGGCAGTCCGCGAGCCGACGACGACCTCCTGCTCCGGCTGCGACCACTGCAGGATGAAGGGGCACAGTCCGAAGCTTACGCGGGTACCGAGCAGAGTCGTTCCCCCCGGAGTGTACCATGA
- a CDS encoding thioredoxin family protein — translation MPLAPPVAALLEEGRDRALSYAAYRRLVAESIDGAPLYEKESQQHFTRLNHQRMSRLDKTAKLDEAAAAAVVYSRPTLLLVLTEGWCGDAAHALPVLNLLAERIDNLELGILLRDEHPELMDAFLTGGSRSIPKVIVADAESLQVRGTWGPRPVPAQAIFAAYRADPDIDYDTYQLELQKWYNRDRSVHIQRELLEVLRRSAG, via the coding sequence ATGCCCCTCGCCCCCCCGGTCGCCGCCCTCCTCGAAGAGGGTCGCGACCGCGCCCTGTCGTATGCGGCCTACCGCCGACTCGTCGCCGAATCGATCGACGGCGCCCCGCTCTACGAGAAGGAGTCGCAGCAGCACTTCACCCGGCTCAACCACCAGCGGATGTCGCGGCTCGACAAGACCGCGAAGCTCGACGAGGCGGCGGCCGCCGCGGTGGTCTACTCCCGCCCGACGCTGCTGCTCGTCCTGACCGAGGGGTGGTGCGGCGACGCGGCCCACGCGCTGCCGGTCCTCAATCTTCTGGCCGAGCGCATCGACAATCTGGAACTGGGGATTCTGCTCCGAGACGAACATCCGGAGCTGATGGACGCTTTCCTCACCGGGGGGAGCCGATCGATTCCGAAGGTGATCGTGGCCGACGCGGAGTCGTTGCAGGTTCGTGGCACATGGGGCCCCCGGCCCGTGCCCGCGCAGGCGATCTTCGCGGCGTATCGTGCCGATCCCGACATCGACTACGACACCTACCAGCTGGAGCTGCAGAAGTGGTACAACCGAGACCGGAGCGTTCACATCCAGCGGGAACTGCTGGAGGTGCTGCGACGGTCCGCCGGCTGA
- a CDS encoding AAA family ATPase, which yields MNDAVHDLELLFRSRHAVVHLDTAEEGRARGILHHVAHRLEIPFFVWTRSRGLQRAGMTGGVYGTAEPAAALEHVAHARIDALYHFRGLSREALEGDLPTALVRDCAESLAGRTGALVLTGPRLDLPEALGAVVTHASLPGPSPDELRELLGQVVRDVSERRHVQVDIAPADLETLLTHLGGLTLIEAEKVLTRALVEDGVLNADDLRLVGDAKKSLIERDGLLEYTPVEASLADIADLAGFKAWLAHRTAVVRDPARARAAGLPFPRGVLLLGVPGCGKSLAAKAVAAEWRLPLLRLDPSGLYNKYIGESERNFRRAMDTAERMAPVILWIDELEKAFASGGSEDGGVSQRVLGTFLSWLQERRGDVFVVATANDVQKLPPEFLRKGRFDEVFFVDLPDLETRAEILRIHLQSRDQDPGGFPLRELAEAAEGFSGSELEQAVVSVQYAAFAHGGTVEPDALRAEISRTRPLSVTMAEPIARLRSWAADRTVSAN from the coding sequence TTGAACGACGCGGTTCACGACCTCGAACTCCTCTTCCGAAGCCGCCACGCCGTCGTCCACCTCGACACCGCGGAGGAGGGGCGCGCGCGGGGCATCCTGCACCACGTGGCGCACCGGCTCGAGATCCCCTTCTTCGTCTGGACCCGCTCCCGGGGACTCCAGCGCGCCGGCATGACCGGAGGGGTGTACGGTACCGCGGAGCCCGCGGCCGCGCTCGAACATGTCGCGCATGCCCGCATCGACGCCCTCTACCACTTCCGGGGGCTGTCGCGCGAGGCGCTGGAGGGCGATCTCCCCACTGCGCTCGTGCGCGACTGCGCGGAGTCGCTCGCGGGTCGCACCGGGGCCCTCGTGCTCACCGGCCCGCGGCTCGACCTGCCCGAGGCGCTCGGGGCGGTGGTCACCCACGCCTCCCTGCCCGGCCCCTCGCCCGACGAGCTCCGCGAGCTGCTGGGACAGGTGGTGCGCGACGTGTCGGAGCGCCGGCACGTGCAGGTCGACATCGCCCCCGCCGACCTGGAGACGCTGCTCACCCACCTGGGCGGACTCACCCTGATCGAAGCCGAGAAGGTGCTCACCCGGGCCCTCGTGGAAGACGGCGTGCTGAACGCCGACGATCTGCGGCTGGTGGGCGACGCGAAGAAGTCGCTGATCGAACGCGACGGGCTGCTCGAGTACACCCCGGTCGAGGCGTCGCTGGCCGACATCGCCGACCTGGCCGGCTTCAAGGCCTGGCTCGCGCACCGCACCGCCGTCGTGCGCGACCCGGCCCGGGCGCGGGCGGCGGGTCTTCCCTTTCCGCGCGGCGTTCTGCTGCTCGGGGTGCCCGGCTGCGGCAAGAGTCTGGCCGCCAAGGCGGTGGCCGCCGAGTGGCGACTTCCCCTGCTCCGCCTCGACCCCTCGGGGCTGTACAACAAGTACATCGGCGAGAGCGAGCGGAATTTCCGGCGGGCCATGGACACCGCCGAGCGCATGGCCCCGGTGATTCTCTGGATCGACGAACTCGAGAAGGCCTTCGCCTCCGGCGGATCCGAAGACGGCGGGGTGTCGCAGCGCGTGCTCGGCACCTTCCTCTCCTGGCTCCAGGAGCGGCGAGGCGACGTGTTCGTGGTCGCGACCGCCAACGACGTGCAGAAACTGCCCCCGGAGTTTCTGCGGAAGGGTCGCTTCGACGAGGTGTTCTTCGTGGATCTCCCCGACCTCGAGACGCGGGCGGAGATCCTGCGGATCCACCTGCAGTCGCGCGATCAGGATCCCGGCGGGTTCCCCCTCCGGGAACTGGCGGAGGCCGCCGAGGGATTCTCCGGGTCCGAGCTGGAGCAGGCCGTGGTGTCGGTGCAGTACGCCGCCTTCGCCCACGGCGGCACCGTGGAGCCCGATGCGCTCCGTGCCGAGATCTCCCGCACGCGGCCGCTCTCGGTCACCATGGCCGAACCGATCGCCCGATTGCGGTCGTGGGCCGCGGACCGTACCGTCTCCGCCAACTGA
- a CDS encoding mechanosensitive ion channel domain-containing protein: MESQWQEVLGAIDSVLEASFTIGGSEVTVADLFVVVAILVVAFLFSRIVRQGLDRIMRRRGVDDEGTIAITLRIVHYAVVVLGLLTAVGQVGINLSALFAAGAVFAVGIGFALQGLTVNFVSGVILLFERSIKPGDIVEVDGYVARVLKLGIRTTLCRNRDDEEILVPNSHLVDSTVKNFTLHDSTLRLRGSVGVAYESDVARVMEVLDTMADGLKWRLRDRTPVVLLTGFGSSSIDFEVSVWTSDPWQAPRYRSELLKGIWFALKDADITIAFPQLDVHFDAPINEAASGLPRAS, encoded by the coding sequence ATGGAATCGCAGTGGCAGGAGGTGCTCGGAGCGATCGACTCCGTGCTCGAGGCCAGCTTCACGATCGGCGGATCGGAGGTGACGGTCGCCGACCTCTTCGTGGTGGTGGCGATCCTCGTGGTCGCCTTCCTCTTCTCGCGCATCGTCCGGCAGGGCCTCGATCGGATCATGCGCCGGCGCGGGGTGGACGACGAGGGCACGATCGCGATCACCCTCCGCATCGTGCACTACGCGGTGGTGGTGCTGGGGCTGCTCACCGCGGTGGGTCAGGTGGGCATCAACCTGTCGGCGCTCTTCGCGGCGGGGGCCGTCTTCGCGGTCGGGATCGGCTTCGCGCTCCAGGGGCTGACCGTCAACTTCGTCTCCGGGGTGATCCTGCTCTTCGAGCGCTCGATCAAGCCCGGCGACATCGTGGAGGTGGACGGCTACGTGGCCCGGGTGCTCAAGCTCGGCATCCGCACCACCCTCTGCCGCAATCGAGACGACGAGGAGATCCTCGTGCCCAACTCGCACCTCGTGGACTCCACGGTGAAGAACTTCACCCTCCACGACTCCACCCTGCGGCTGCGCGGCAGCGTGGGCGTGGCCTACGAGTCCGATGTGGCGCGGGTGATGGAGGTGCTCGACACCATGGCCGACGGCCTGAAGTGGCGACTCCGCGACCGCACCCCCGTGGTGCTGCTCACCGGCTTCGGCTCGAGTTCGATCGACTTCGAGGTGAGCGTGTGGACCTCCGACCCCTGGCAGGCTCCTCGCTACCGATCGGAGCTGCTCAAGGGCATCTGGTTCGCGCTGAAAGACGCCGACATCACGATCGCCTTCCCGCAGCTCGACGTGCACTTCGACGCGCCCATCAACGAGGCGGCGTCCGGACTTCCGAGGGCCTCCTGA
- a CDS encoding amidohydrolase family protein — MTAPARLGRRLWMVAVGAVALGAAIVQRPSPAGSDEHFDVLIRGGRVIDGTGNPWVRADVGLRDGRIAAVGLLPDATADRTIDATGRIVAPGFIDIHSHADDGSARIGGATIRTDTLPRKAMPNIVAQGVTTVVVNHDGRSPWPIAAQRDRIDRQGIGAHVALMIGHGEVRRQVMGDDVERASTPDEVDRMRALVRQGLEEGAVGLSAGLEYAPGRWSTLDEVAALVAELTPWDAVYISHQRSEGSDPMWYWPSLHDAAPPTLLDAVLETIEIGRRSGARVVASHIKAKGAHYWGSSQAAIERIEQARAEGVQVFADQYPYPTSGSDGSTVLVPGWALQDEEAGGPDDRRPPAEVLRANLERPEVAAAIRRDVTHEIRRRGGADRVVVFEYPDSSVVGLTLAEVAERWELDAVEAALELQLRGDPERRGGGRLRGFSMSEADVERYAALPWVATASDGGLAHPDDPFSVHPRFYGTFPRKIAWYARDRGVLSVEEAIRSMTSLPALLMGFRDRGQLREGFVADVVVFDLATLEDRTTFFEPHAYPSGIEHVLVAGEAVVDDGELTWALPGRVIRNARSAAH, encoded by the coding sequence GTGACCGCCCCCGCGCGTCTCGGTCGACGGCTGTGGATGGTCGCCGTCGGCGCCGTGGCGCTCGGCGCCGCGATCGTGCAGCGCCCGAGCCCCGCCGGCTCCGATGAGCACTTCGACGTACTGATCCGGGGCGGCCGGGTGATCGACGGCACCGGCAACCCGTGGGTGCGCGCCGATGTGGGACTCCGCGACGGTCGCATCGCCGCAGTCGGCCTGCTCCCCGACGCCACCGCCGACCGAACCATCGACGCCACGGGGCGTATCGTCGCGCCCGGCTTCATCGACATCCACTCCCACGCCGACGACGGCAGCGCGCGGATCGGCGGCGCCACCATCCGCACCGACACCCTGCCCCGGAAGGCGATGCCCAACATCGTCGCCCAGGGCGTGACGACGGTGGTGGTCAACCACGACGGGCGATCGCCCTGGCCGATCGCCGCGCAGCGCGACCGCATCGACCGCCAGGGCATCGGGGCGCACGTGGCGCTGATGATCGGCCACGGCGAGGTGCGCCGTCAGGTGATGGGCGACGACGTGGAGCGGGCCTCCACCCCCGACGAGGTGGACCGCATGCGCGCCCTGGTGCGACAGGGCCTCGAGGAGGGGGCGGTCGGCCTGAGCGCGGGGCTCGAGTACGCCCCCGGACGCTGGAGCACCCTCGACGAGGTGGCCGCCCTGGTCGCCGAACTCACCCCGTGGGACGCCGTCTACATCTCGCACCAGCGCTCCGAGGGCTCCGACCCGATGTGGTACTGGCCGAGCCTTCACGACGCCGCCCCCCCCACGCTGCTCGACGCGGTGCTCGAGACGATCGAGATCGGTCGCCGCTCGGGCGCGCGAGTGGTGGCTTCGCACATCAAGGCGAAGGGAGCGCACTACTGGGGGTCGAGCCAGGCGGCGATCGAGCGCATCGAGCAGGCCCGGGCCGAGGGAGTGCAGGTGTTCGCCGACCAGTACCCCTACCCCACCTCGGGCTCGGACGGGAGCACGGTGCTCGTGCCGGGCTGGGCCCTCCAGGACGAGGAGGCGGGCGGCCCCGACGACCGGCGTCCGCCCGCGGAGGTGCTCCGCGCGAACCTCGAGCGCCCCGAGGTGGCCGCCGCGATCCGCCGCGACGTCACGCACGAGATCCGGCGCCGCGGGGGCGCCGACCGGGTGGTGGTGTTCGAGTACCCCGACTCCTCGGTGGTGGGTCTGACCCTGGCGGAGGTGGCCGAACGCTGGGAGCTCGACGCGGTCGAGGCCGCCCTCGAACTGCAGCTCCGGGGTGATCCCGAGCGGCGGGGCGGCGGGCGACTGCGCGGCTTCTCGATGTCGGAGGCCGATGTGGAGCGCTACGCAGCCCTCCCCTGGGTGGCCACGGCCTCCGACGGCGGGCTCGCGCACCCCGACGACCCCTTCTCGGTGCACCCCCGGTTCTACGGCACCTTCCCCCGCAAGATCGCCTGGTACGCGCGCGACCGCGGGGTGCTCAGCGTGGAGGAGGCGATCCGCTCCATGACCTCGCTGCCGGCGCTGCTGATGGGGTTCCGCGACCGCGGACAGCTGCGCGAGGGGTTCGTGGCGGACGTGGTCGTCTTCGACCTCGCCACACTCGAAGACCGCACCACCTTCTTCGAGCCGCACGCCTACCCCTCGGGCATCGAGCATGTGCTGGTGGCCGGAGAGGCGGTGGTCGACGACGGGGAGCTCACCTGGGCGCTGCCGGGTCGGGTGATCCGCAACGCGCGCAGCGCCGCCCACTGA
- a CDS encoding copper resistance CopC family protein encodes MRAFVAPLAVALFGATVALSTPSEAPSAERHFELRRSIPAADTVMAASPERIQLWFSQEPNPTGARIGLLDAGGDAIDIGAAGLVPDTATSLRADLLEPLAAGRYTVTWRAMAADGHVVTGEIPFTVEANRPDR; translated from the coding sequence ATGCGCGCCTTCGTCGCTCCCCTCGCCGTCGCCCTCTTCGGGGCCACCGTGGCTCTGTCGACCCCGTCGGAGGCCCCCTCCGCCGAGCGGCACTTCGAGCTGCGTCGCTCGATTCCGGCGGCCGACACGGTCATGGCGGCCTCGCCCGAGCGCATCCAGCTCTGGTTCTCGCAGGAGCCCAACCCCACGGGCGCCCGCATCGGCCTGCTCGACGCCGGAGGCGACGCCATCGACATCGGCGCCGCCGGGCTCGTGCCCGACACCGCCACCTCGCTCCGCGCCGACCTGCTCGAGCCGCTCGCCGCCGGCCGCTACACCGTCACCTGGCGCGCGATGGCCGCCGACGGCCACGTGGTGACCGGCGAGATTCCCTTCACCGTCGAAGCGAACCGCCCGGACCGATGA
- the gpmI gene encoding 2,3-bisphosphoglycerate-independent phosphoglycerate mutase, with product MQKVLLVVLDGWGHSDFTGVPSPENAVEQAEVPRFRAMLGAHPHTRLACSGSDVGLPDGLMGNSEVGHLNLGAGRIVFQDIARIDRAIADGSFGDALGLPGLVQRLRERHGTLHLVGLVSDGGVHSHIRHFEAVFDRLPRDLPVRVHCITDGRDTSPRGGAHYLERIQMRCTPAPGWRVATVVGRYWAMDRDRRWDRTRKAWRAIALGEAPDLADDVGFVADRYRAGETDEFLEPTIMAGEEGRGIGPNDAVILLNFRADRMRQIGAALTDPAFDGFDREGAELAEAVTMTEVLPDLPVRVAFPARDLADGLGTVVARAGLGQLRVAETEKYAHVTYFFNGGDETPCPGEERVLIPSPKVPTYDLQPEMSAAGVCEAVLEGLRADEVSFILVNFANPDMVGHTGVIPAAVKAVETVDGCLGRILDAVQASEGRWVALVTADHGNCERMLTASGEPHTAHTTEPVDFTIVDSARRTEGVRDGGRLADVAPTVLEYLGLEQPEAMTGVSLARRR from the coding sequence ATGCAGAAGGTGCTCCTCGTGGTCCTCGACGGCTGGGGTCACTCCGATTTCACCGGAGTCCCCTCTCCCGAGAACGCCGTCGAGCAGGCCGAGGTGCCCCGGTTCCGCGCGATGCTCGGCGCCCATCCGCACACGCGGCTCGCCTGCAGCGGGTCCGACGTGGGGCTCCCCGACGGGCTGATGGGCAACTCCGAGGTGGGGCATCTGAATCTGGGCGCGGGCCGAATCGTCTTCCAGGACATCGCCCGCATCGACCGCGCGATCGCCGACGGGTCGTTCGGCGATGCGCTCGGGCTTCCGGGTCTGGTGCAGCGACTGCGGGAGCGGCACGGCACCCTGCACCTGGTCGGCCTGGTGTCGGACGGCGGGGTGCACAGCCACATCCGCCACTTCGAGGCCGTCTTCGACCGCCTTCCCCGCGACCTGCCGGTGCGGGTGCACTGCATCACCGACGGCCGCGACACCTCGCCGCGCGGGGGCGCGCACTACCTTGAGCGCATCCAGATGCGCTGCACGCCGGCGCCGGGCTGGCGGGTGGCGACCGTGGTGGGACGCTACTGGGCGATGGATCGCGACCGCCGCTGGGATCGCACCCGCAAGGCGTGGCGCGCCATCGCGCTGGGCGAGGCGCCCGACCTGGCCGACGATGTCGGATTCGTCGCGGACCGCTACCGCGCCGGCGAGACCGACGAGTTTCTCGAGCCCACGATCATGGCCGGAGAGGAGGGACGCGGCATCGGCCCGAACGACGCCGTCATCCTGCTGAACTTCCGCGCCGACCGCATGCGCCAGATCGGGGCGGCGCTCACCGATCCGGCCTTCGACGGCTTCGACCGCGAGGGGGCCGAACTCGCCGAGGCGGTGACGATGACCGAGGTGCTGCCCGACCTGCCCGTGCGGGTGGCCTTTCCCGCGCGGGACCTGGCGGACGGGCTCGGCACGGTGGTGGCCCGGGCGGGGCTGGGTCAGCTCCGCGTGGCCGAGACCGAGAAGTACGCCCACGTCACCTACTTCTTCAACGGGGGCGACGAGACCCCTTGCCCGGGCGAGGAGCGTGTGCTGATCCCCTCGCCGAAGGTGCCCACCTACGATCTGCAGCCAGAGATGAGTGCGGCCGGCGTGTGCGAGGCGGTGCTCGAGGGACTCCGGGCCGACGAGGTCTCGTTCATTCTCGTGAACTTCGCCAACCCCGACATGGTCGGACACACCGGGGTGATCCCGGCGGCGGTGAAGGCGGTCGAAACGGTGGACGGCTGTCTCGGCCGGATCCTCGACGCGGTGCAGGCGTCGGAGGGCCGCTGGGTGGCGCTGGTCACCGCCGATCACGGCAACTGCGAGCGCATGCTCACCGCCTCGGGCGAGCCCCACACGGCGCACACCACCGAGCCGGTCGACTTCACCATCGTCGACTCGGCGCGCCGCACCGAGGGGGTGCGCGACGGTGGCCGGCTGGCCGATGTGGCGCCCACCGTACTCGAGTACCTCGGGCTGGAGCAGCCCGAGGCCATGACCGGTGTTTCGCTCGCGAGGAGGCGATGA
- a CDS encoding pitrilysin family protein — MSGVDEGLGFPIHRTTLSNGLRVVAAPDPSFPVVAINLWYGVGSKDERPGRTGFAHLFEHMMFQGSAHVSKNGHFEHVERAGGSLNGSTWFDRTNYYETLPAHQLDLGLWLESDRMGFMVEAMTQEKLDNQRDVVKNEKRQRYDNQPYGDWDEHLQQLMWPSDHPYHHTVIGSMEDLDAASLDDVAAFFRTYYVPNNAVLTVAGDAPPEAVFAAAERWFGELPRGEDPPPVPGRVDVGAVIGSTRRTDLDRDVPLPRLVVGLRIPPFTDPRFEAVDLAAQILGQGRGSRLYRSLVREQRIARTASAFALPLTAGGSTLLVFVTGYPETDLDALQAALFAEFDAMAEVTDAEVERARVLAAAREVRSLESMAHRADLLSMYTTIFDDPGRLNTTLSRIDAVRTEQVRAVARDFLGADNRAVVAYRPEGGAR; from the coding sequence GTGAGCGGCGTCGACGAGGGCCTCGGCTTTCCGATCCACCGCACCACGCTCTCCAATGGACTCCGCGTGGTGGCGGCCCCCGATCCGTCGTTTCCCGTCGTTGCGATCAACCTCTGGTACGGGGTGGGGTCGAAGGACGAGCGGCCCGGCCGCACGGGATTCGCGCACCTCTTCGAGCACATGATGTTTCAGGGGTCGGCCCACGTGTCGAAGAACGGGCACTTCGAGCATGTGGAGCGGGCGGGTGGCTCGCTCAACGGCTCCACCTGGTTCGACCGCACCAACTACTACGAGACGCTTCCCGCGCACCAGCTGGATCTGGGTCTCTGGCTGGAGTCGGACCGCATGGGTTTCATGGTCGAGGCCATGACGCAGGAGAAGCTCGACAACCAGCGCGACGTGGTGAAGAACGAGAAGCGCCAACGCTACGACAACCAGCCCTACGGCGACTGGGACGAGCACCTGCAGCAGCTGATGTGGCCCTCCGACCACCCGTACCACCACACGGTGATCGGCTCGATGGAAGATCTGGATGCCGCCTCGCTCGACGATGTGGCCGCCTTCTTCCGCACCTACTACGTGCCGAACAACGCCGTGTTGACGGTGGCCGGCGACGCGCCGCCCGAGGCGGTGTTCGCCGCGGCGGAGCGCTGGTTCGGCGAGCTGCCCCGGGGCGAGGATCCGCCGCCGGTGCCGGGACGGGTGGATGTGGGTGCGGTGATCGGGAGCACGCGGCGCACGGATCTCGACCGCGACGTACCTCTGCCGAGGCTCGTGGTGGGACTCCGGATTCCCCCCTTCACCGATCCGCGCTTCGAGGCGGTGGATCTGGCGGCGCAGATCCTGGGGCAGGGTCGCGGTTCGCGGCTGTACCGATCGCTCGTGCGCGAGCAGCGAATCGCCCGCACGGCGTCGGCCTTCGCCCTGCCGCTGACCGCGGGCGGGTCGACCCTGCTCGTCTTCGTCACGGGGTATCCGGAGACGGATCTCGACGCGCTGCAGGCGGCGCTCTTCGCCGAGTTCGACGCGATGGCCGAGGTCACGGATGCAGAGGTCGAGCGGGCGCGGGTGCTCGCGGCGGCGCGCGAGGTGCGCAGCCTCGAATCGATGGCGCACCGCGCCGACCTGCTGTCGATGTACACCACCATCTTCGACGACCCGGGGCGGCTCAACACCACGCTGTCGCGGATCGACGCGGTGCGCACGGAGCAGGTGCGGGCCGTGGCTCGCGACTTCCTGGGCGCCGACAATCGGGCGGTGGTGGCCTACCGCCCCGAAGGAGGAGCACGATGA
- a CDS encoding pitrilysin family protein produces MNGVDRSGPPPAGPLRPFRAPPIERRVVAADIPLFVVRIPRLPVVTAALVLRGAGETAAAPGEEGRASLTADALDGGTKRRSGTALAEALEAVGADASVSAGWDSTTASVSSPADRWGEGLDLLAEMVLAPGFPADEVDRSRDQALARVQQRSKDPSALAADRSAALFYADGERYARPLQGTDESLRALDRGSLASWAEARYRPGSAGLVVVGDVDADEVERVAGSILAGWEGAAPVPPAPLGRGRFPDRGVHVIHRPGSVQSELRLGHPGAARGIPDHAELVVANSILGGTFGSRLNMNLRETRGFTYGVRSNFAFRRGPGPFTVSTAVDTAVTAEAVSEAVKEVERYHRDGPTDDEVRSARDYIAGVFPLRLETTGRVAGRVSELFVHELPDDDWTELRERIRGVERAAAHTAIRRHVHPERLTVVVVGDADAVSGDLEALDLGPVTVHDR; encoded by the coding sequence ATGAACGGCGTGGACCGGTCCGGACCGCCCCCCGCAGGCCCCCTTCGACCCTTCCGCGCCCCGCCGATCGAGCGGCGCGTGGTCGCCGCCGACATCCCCCTCTTCGTGGTCCGGATTCCGCGCCTGCCGGTGGTGACCGCGGCGCTCGTGCTGCGCGGGGCGGGTGAGACGGCGGCCGCCCCCGGCGAGGAGGGTCGCGCCTCGCTCACCGCAGACGCCCTCGACGGAGGCACGAAGCGACGCAGCGGCACCGCCCTCGCCGAGGCGCTCGAGGCCGTCGGCGCGGACGCCTCGGTGTCGGCGGGCTGGGACTCGACCACCGCCTCGGTGTCGAGTCCGGCCGATCGCTGGGGGGAGGGCCTCGATCTGCTCGCCGAGATGGTGCTCGCACCGGGCTTTCCGGCCGACGAGGTCGACCGCAGCCGAGACCAGGCGCTGGCGCGCGTGCAGCAGCGTTCGAAGGACCCCTCGGCCCTCGCGGCCGATCGCTCGGCCGCACTCTTCTATGCCGACGGGGAGCGCTACGCGCGCCCTCTTCAGGGCACCGACGAGTCGCTGCGCGCTCTCGACCGCGGCTCGCTGGCATCGTGGGCCGAGGCGCGGTACCGGCCCGGCTCCGCGGGGCTGGTGGTGGTCGGCGATGTGGATGCCGACGAGGTGGAGCGGGTGGCCGGAAGCATCCTCGCCGGCTGGGAGGGAGCCGCGCCCGTGCCGCCGGCCCCCCTCGGACGCGGCCGCTTTCCGGACCGTGGGGTGCATGTGATCCACCGTCCCGGATCGGTGCAGAGCGAACTGCGGCTGGGTCATCCCGGGGCGGCGCGGGGCATTCCCGACCACGCCGAGCTCGTGGTGGCCAACTCCATCCTCGGCGGCACCTTCGGCTCGCGTCTGAACATGAACCTGCGCGAGACCCGCGGCTTCACCTACGGGGTGCGCTCCAACTTCGCCTTCCGGCGGGGCCCGGGTCCGTTCACCGTCTCGACCGCCGTCGACACCGCCGTCACGGCCGAGGCCGTGTCGGAGGCCGTGAAGGAGGTGGAGCGGTATCACCGCGACGGTCCCACCGACGACGAGGTGCGGTCGGCCCGCGACTACATCGCCGGGGTCTTCCCTCTCCGGCTCGAAACCACCGGCAGGGTGGCCGGGCGGGTGTCGGAGTTGTTCGTGCACGAGCTGCCCGACGACGACTGGACCGAGCTCCGCGAGCGGATTCGGGGGGTGGAGCGTGCGGCCGCCCACACGGCGATCCGTCGCCACGTGCATCCCGAGCGCCTCACGGTCGTGGTGGTCGGCGATGCCGACGCGGTGTCCGGCGATCTCGAGGCCCTCGACCTCGGGCCGGTGACGGTGCACGACCGATAG